In Lactuca sativa cultivar Salinas chromosome 5, Lsat_Salinas_v11, whole genome shotgun sequence, the DNA window tttttgtaaatttCATGCACATAACATTTCATGGCATTTGGGCAAATACATTTTCATTAACACATAACAGATCATATTTAGAACATATTTTAATTCTAAAAAATAAACATGAAAGCTTACTTTGTTTCTGTCCTGATCAAACAATTCTAGAATACTGACTTTAATCTTTTGCCGTGCTTAATACTTTTCTCTGGATGCTTTATTTTTAGCTCTCTTAATTTCTATCATCTTTCTTTCCTACTTAATGTGGTCCCTTTTACTATGTATGGAGACCTCTAACTAAGTCTTTTTTATATTCAAACAATAATTTAATCCTAAGGAAAAcatgttattcaacgtttataataCCACTACTCACGTTAGAATTCAAATTCAACGTTTATTGCACCACACACTCCCGTACAACTCGTACTCATTGGCTACCTTTTTATCATAATGCTAAGTCTCATTTTTATTGGCTAATTATAGTAATTAAGGCATCGTCTCGTATCTTTAGATCCATATTTATCAacaaatttatatgttttttaacCCAACAAGGATATTTCATTTTCTTTCAGATTCCCTTGTTTCCAACAAGACTGATATTGCTAAGGTTATTTTGTACTTAATATCTGCCGAATGAATACATCATAATCTATTTTTGGTGAGTATTTTGGCATTTGTTGTGACTATCTATTGACATGTAAATAATTTACTTGCTACATATAGAAGAAATGTATGTTGATGTGATGATGGAACATTGGGGCCCGATTAAATGAAATTTCTGTGTTGATGTGAAGTCAAGCATATGGGTTGGACTTTTTTGGACCGCTAACAACCCAATAGAAGATTTCTTGGGTGCTTTAATTTTCGGGTAAACTATTGCAATTTCGAAGATTTGACATTTTGATTGTTAAAGGTTGGTTTTTAGCTAAATTTCTTTCTTTGTATCTAGAATGCTACCATGAACTATAATTATTTCAAAGGGATAATGATTTTGGAGGGTATAGAATTTTTATTTTGTTCAtattaaatcattttttttctttgtatATTATTTATCAATGAATTTATTTTTTGTGTTCAAAAAATACAATTAGGTCATAAAGCTATTTTGTGAACACCAAAATTAATTTCACTGGTAATTATGTAAAAAAAAGTgattaaatatgaacaaaaatagATTTATATATAGATTTATGTTGGTTGGTAAAtcatattttaataattaattattttttatcaaTATAAGAAAGAGATTTAAAACTAGatttacaaaataaaattttataaaaatgaatattttacGATTAATAGAACTTGTTAATAAAAATTATAACGAAAGATGAAGAATGGATAATGAATTATGAGCTAACAAAATTTTACTTTTGCTCACTTTTCTTTTTATGTAAATAATTTACTTGTGAACATATCTTTGGTGTTCAAAAAATAATTTTACAATCTTTAATAATCAGTtgtaatgatattttttgaatatAAAAACAAATTCATTGATCAATGATGTATAAAAAAGGTGactaaatgtatataaaattaaaaataaattacctACCTAAGTAAGTCATTATCATTTATTTCAAATGGATTAAACAATCACGGTAAAATAATTGGTACAAAACAGTTTTTAAGAATATGTGAAGGCTAACCTTATACAACAAACAATGGGGAATCTCCAGAAAAATTCTAATATTTTGGAAAGAAATTAAATAAagtcctaaattttattttttaaatagaaaaatctcgactttttaactttttaaataaaacaaCTCAAGAAACCGACTAATTTGTTCACTTTAGCCCCTTTTGACCTGTTCAGCGGGTCATATGACCAAATCGTTAGTTTTTCCAATATAATGAGACTTTTCTGCATATTTCGTCAAAACttatatataatgtataaacatattttttacgtatttatatctgtttttacatatttatgaatttttttaagtttttatatgtatatatttacgtattttatatattttagatgtataaacatattttttatgtatttatatgtatttttaagtattttaaatattttgtatgtgttatttttttatttattacgtatttatatatatttttttaagtttttatatgtatatgtttatatttttatttatatactttaaatttaaaaacatatttttttacgtatttatatgtatttttaagtattatatatatatatatatatatatatatatatatatatatatatatatatatatatctgtgtgtgtgtgtgtgtgttatttttttgttgttgatgtattttttaagttttttatatagatgtttatatattttaaatgtatatacgtattttttacgtatttatatgcacttttaagtattttacatatttttgtattccatatttttatatatttttatatatttttatgtatctatgtatttttttaagttttttatatagatgtttatgtattttttatgtattttaatggTAAAATTGTATTTTCTTTTACGTACTTATGTATTTTTTTACTACAAATCATCTTCACCATTTCATCCAATTCGTACAGTTTCTTCGAGTATGTCTAGATGGTTTCCTACATACCCAGATATTCTAAGTTTTTTCTTTTCGCTTATCTTGAAATTAAGCATCGAATGAGAAAACCTTAAAATATGTGAGTATGTAGAAAAACTATCTAGACATATTTGAATAAGCTGTGCGAATTAGATAAAATGGTGAAGACGACTTGaagtaaaaaaaatacataaaaatagtacgattatatatttaaaatacataaacatctatataaaaaactaaaaaaatacataaatatgtaaaaataaatataaatatgtaatatataaaaatacacaaaacatatgtaaaatacttaatatatatatatatatatatatatatatatatatacataaaaaatacgtttatacatttaaaatacataaatatacataaacatctatataaaaacttttaaaagaatacataatatataaaaatacatataaatacgtaaaaaatacgtttatacattaTATACAAATTTTGACGAAATCTACagaaaaatatcattattttgaaaaaaataacaaTTTGGTCTCATGACCTGCTGAACATGTCAAAAATTGCTAAAGTGAATAAATTAGTCGTattcaaaaagttaaaaaatCGGAATTTTTctgttgaaaaaaataaaatttaaaactttattaaaaaatttctccaaatattgagacttttttaGAAATTTCCCAACGATCGGAGAATAAATGTGCGGATAACAAGTTTAGGATTGTGAAGTTGTTCATGCTTAGTTTAGTCATGTTGTAAtgtccaaaaatatatgaatCCGAAATTTCAATGCAAAAATATCTAAAATTTCGTATATTTTAGATTTTTTGATATCTAAACATATATTATCCATTCGAAAAGTTAATAGATGTatggatgtcaacgggggcaaacatGACGGGGAGTGCATCCCCGGTCCCCGCCCCCGAATACCTTTATTactcccgcccccgcccccgattaATTTTGTGTTgccttttttttttgctaaaaaaagttgttatttacgctaaaataagttattttttagataacaaataattttttatagtaaaattttacatgttaaaaataaaaaagttatagcatcataaaaacattatactaacaattgaaaacatgtttttttatgaattttggaaacTCAAAATCATGTTATAGTTTATTACAGTTATATAATTAGTATATGTAAATATACgtgtaatttattaacggggtccACATGGGAATTTCGGGACGGAATTGCCTACCCCCGTCCCCGCCCCTGAAATTAAAGCGAGGGTTAACCTTCCCCCCGCCcccgatttttttaaaaaaattccctCAAACGGGACGGAACCCCCACATGAACGGGGTCCCAtaggactttttgacatccctaaatAGATGGGAGTTGGGACTAGACTTTAGTTTATTAACCAAGACTTTAGTCGTTTACTGTAAATAATTTCCATGTTTTCGATGTTTCTTTGACATTTTTATATTTCCAAATTTTAATTTTGGATATTCCATATTCTTTTCGATTTGGTGTAGTGAAGTGATTCAATATTCATGACATTGTGATTTAGATGATAAGCGTATAAGCATAAAGCATTAAGCAATCCTCGAGAATGGAAAGGGTGGtttattgttatttttgttgTGTTTATACTAGGATTTAGACCAATGAACCCAACATATTCCACAGAAAAAGGTTCGTGTCACCATTGTTcaagaaattaaaattttaaaagaaacaAATTGAACATCTCTATTTATGCCCCTGCCTCACCAACAATATACCTCTCATTGttatgataaaataaataaacaaatcacCAATAAATTATACCCCAATTACacccaccccaccccaccccaccccttCATAACTTATTATATATGTTACAATACAAACTAAGCAGTTAATGTATCTagaattttaaaaacttatgccACTCCATACACAACCAGTTGCATATTAACAAGTTGCAATAACTGTTCCAATGCTTCTACACATACATAGAACCAATAAAAGTACAATTACTTTATCAAAGTTCTTCAGTTGACTCAAAGCTATCATAAACCGGAGCTTCAAAAACATCAGCCTCCTCAGACACTTGAGATTCTTCAGACAAATACGAACCCACATAACCCATGACCATTTCAAGAAACGAACCCCCATACCCATTTTCACTAACACTTTCCTCCAGTTGACCAACAATTTCCTCCATTTGACCAACATTCTCCTCCCGTTGACCAACATTCTCCTCAAATTGACCAAACCCAAGCAAGAAATGAACACCATTAGCAATATCATAAACCATAAGCCCAATCCTTCCACCAATCCAACTTCCAAATTGACTTCCAACCAAATACCCAAATCGCCCAAACCTTTCTTCCCCTAAATACCCAACAAAATAAGTCCCAAACAATGTTCCTGTACCCCTGAGAAACCCTTCAGTCACAGTTCCTCCATAATAAATGGCTTCAAAGAAATCCCACCCGGATGAAATAATCGGGCCTATGATCCGTTTAGCTTTCCGGGTCGCCATTTTTGCAGCTTTGGCTCCATCTTTTTGGGCTTGTTTTGCAGCAGCTTTGGCTTCCATGCCTTGTGAAATTGCATCTGCTAGTGATGCTTCGATTGCTTTGTTTCTTGCTACTTCAACATGAAGTGTTCTGATGTTGTATGTGTAAAGCTTTACACTTTCTTTTACTATGCATGCTAATGTTCCTGAACCCCCATCTAAACAGTTGAAGATGGTGAACTTTCCACTTTGGGATGATCCCGTTTCTCCAACCATTTGTCTGCATTTTTCAgctgaaaaaaaaaaggaatataTGAGACACAGGGAATAATGAACTACTAAAATAAAGAATACTTCCCTTGATACTTGATAAATCACATAAAAAACTGGATACAAAAAACCGACAGACAATCAAATAAGATATTTTACAAAAGATTGATATCCATTATCCAAACAAAGGGGTTTATGGAAAACATAATCCACAGGTGTTGATTCAAACAAAGGGGTTTATTAAGATGTGTATGTAACAAGTGAATGCCTGGATCTACTATAATATTTCCATCTAGTTTCCCAATCTATGATTCATTTAACCCTACATCGAAGGAAACTCAAATACTAAAAGAACCAAGACCCTTGACTTCCTTTATAAATTTTCAAAATCTTTGACTTCTGAGGTCAACCCTTGTACTTCTCAAGTTCAAAGACATGTTTAAATTCAGTTAGAATATTCTAATTGCAGTAATCTTGCCACCGGATTATAGAGTTTATACAACTGTtaaagttttatgaaacttatatCGTTTTAGAAGTTGAATCACATAGTATGACCTCAAAAGTGGAATGATAACTCTCTATTTTCTCACAAAATGCACCAAACCATATCAAATCTTGAGTTACTATAACGAATTTGGTTTCTGTTTATATGATGAGTTCCCTACTAATTCAGATCAAGGTGTATTGTTTTCTTAATTCCTTCCGCAACCAATACTTTTTTCCCCTTCTTTTAACTTTAATAACGAGGAATACAGACCAAAAATTTGCAATTATCTAACAGATATTGAAGAGAAGAATCTAAACACTACAGTAGAAGAAAACTGGAATAGGCTTGTACCTGTGAAACTGAGGACGATAACGCCAACAATAAAACTAAGAAATTGGATTCTCTTCTTCTGGAAATCCATGACACACGCTCAGATGAAAACCCTAAGACCCCTACTAATCGAACTGGTTTTGGATCGTCTATGAGATCACTGATTTATGCATTAGAAGCAAGGTATCGATTCGTCACCACGCCAGAATCTGGAACTGCTCTCTAGTTCGATTTAACTTTTGTCTTGGTCGTCGGCAACTATTGGCGTCAGAGGGAAGACTATCAATCACAACAGAATAAATGGTTAAAATGGAACCGGTAGAAAATATATCAGATGACGTTTGtccagggttttttttttttttttttttttttttaaactaaatttCATTTAggaaaatctcaagaaaaatctTAAAATTTTAGTCTAATTAACGAAAAAGTCTCgaattattttttgtttacagaaaagcacAGAATACcagctaaaacttcgaaaaaatcATTTTTGGCCGGTTTCGTAGATTTAGGCGGTATTCTGTCatttttcgttagtttgctcaaaatattaggattttcctaaaaattacccgataaccaaaatattgagacttttttgaaaattactatggaattaatggatattgttattaacaaatcatttataaacatatatttttattataaacaaaggAAATACATTTGTTGTTAATTTGTAGGAATAGAATGGTCGACTATGTACTTCTCTATTGTTTGTTGACCACTTCAAGTCTCTATGTTCTTCCTATCTATCGTTGTGAGTGTCATAGTGAGAAGTACTCTGTTAGGCGTGACCAATACAagagttgataatatttattaatacacaATCAATAAGTTTCTACTTGCTATTAGGCATGATgctatgtaacatcccgaataaTTAGAAGtgaagttgaagggctaaaggtgtaaataagaaggtcgactcggcgagtcgatggatagactcaGCAAGTCGAGTCGTGTTACGAATTGCGTGTTAAGTaaccaactcgacaagtcacatgggtggactcggcgagttggtgttgtgtggagaaaaccctaatcccggggattgagccctatataaagaacataataccctctccccaagctctttactctcccttgaagtccagaaaccctaatattcgtttgtgagagaattagagagcatttggatcttgaaggagtgttgttgaagagatccttgaagattaagaggcttggagcaaggggctttgcaaggctttggcttattcttctgttagagtcttctcttgaggtaatgattcgttgcttgagctgttatccatctagatctatcatttgtgggatttttgggagtatatctagtgctatcttgagtttggaggttggatctgtggttgctacctcagatctagagtagtgatgatccaaaagagcataaagtccctgttcaagagttgttgatgaagccttttggtcccaaaccctagcccaagagtgtattatgcttagatctctttagattcacgtaaagtttgcaactttacatgaggaacagcttgtagaagggtagatctatggattggagcccctgcatggcttggaaagccactgaatggattaagagctagtggtactcggcgagtcacatgggtgtactcggcaagTTACTTGAAGATAggcagaaactcgacgagttggaagaacaactcggcgagttggttgaagatagccttggactcggcgagtctgttcttggactcggcgagtctgtcgtGAGGTCCTCACCTttcctggttgagctgtgaatcggtgagtcgagggacgactcagtgagttgagcaggaagtgaCTCGGAGttcgtgggactcgacgagtcttggggtgacttggcgagttgggtcgcgatatgggagttttcagagcatagggactcgacgagtcagcgggctgactcggcgagtagagtcagtcaggaagtttgaccttgactgaggactttgtctttgaccaagagttgaccagttggcttccaggggtaatttggtaattattggtatgtattgagttcagtcttttggtattatcagtggtggatttcgtgtcggaggttgaagcagcgtgatcttatcttttcagtcagcagttgcgaggtgaattatcctcactatatcaaccgggtctaaggcaccaaggccggccctttatcggatagtaatccgggtatcgttgttatgttattgctttactatgtttgcatcctggtagttaggatggtatatgttagagacctagttaagttcggtatcctggtatataggatgatactatgatagtgaccggttaggtcggtatcctggttaggatgatgttatgttatgtgatatgctagatcGATTTGATTAGATGTGAATGGttgtatgattgtatgtttatgtgcacatggttgttgtactggggttaggttgaggcgggtcctgctttgtgttgtaggccaacatacccaagacGGACCGATTaacccgaaggcccagcgagtggtctggataagctgtaggccccgcgagggcggaccagacgtgccgaggctcggagagtggaccaggccgactaaaggcccggtgcgggcgaaccagtcatactatagactcggagagtggaccaggtgggttgaaggctcagtgcgggcggaccaaccacactgcagactcgatggatatggctagactcggagggtagaccaggtggactgaaggcccgatagggcagaccagtcacacagtagacccgaagtgcatggctgttctgttcggttatgatatgttatgtgtggtatatgtggttggtattttgggggtatctcactaagctttcgggcttacagttgtggtttaatgtttttcaggtacttcaggagaccgtggcaaggggaaggcgtgatcgtaccgctcctcatgtttatgttttacgatatggttctgggaagactctgataataattatattgaaaacctttttgtaacgaCTTAACGAAactggttgtttttgaaaaagtttaaattggcttgaatttttagagtgttacaatgctATATGATCATGTGTTATCATAAAGTATCATTACACGAACATATAGATCTTTCATTATGTTCTTTAACCTAACTACCACCTAACATCCAAACATTACCCGGTAACAACCATAAAATTACACACATCTATCGAGAGTGAAAAGTAAACTTTGAATGACAATTTAAATAGATAATAACCCTTCACTTGTTTCCATATAAATTATCATTAACGGTtcacttttcacattttataGATGTGTGTTAGCCGATGGTTGTTAACATGTAAGGTATGAATGTTGGTTGGTAGTTAGGTTAAACAAAATAAGAGGAACACCAACATTAGAGGAATGCTAATTAAGTTCGTCTCACCATCATACCCACAACAATGCATAGGAAGAACGTATAGAGTTTAAGTGGTCAGGAAGCAATAGAGTACTTAGACCACCAATTTATTCCTAGAAATTAGCAACaaatgtattttctttttttataataaaaatattttttatgtttataaatgatttgttaataataatattcattaatttcatggtaattttcaaaaaaaatctatGTAATTTTTGGAAAAGCCCCAaaattttgagcaaactaacgaaaaatGACATAATACCGACAAAATCTGCGAAACCGGCCGAAAAgggttttttcgaagttttaaccGGTATTCTATGCTTTTCTGTAAATAAAATTTAGTTTTAGATTTTTTCATAAATTATactaaaattttaggacttttctgaagattttcCTTTCATTTATATCGAGAAATAAGAACGTActgttattaatttatttatttatcgtgATATCttatttttagttatttattATAGGCTTACAGCAACATTAAAACATACAATAATTATTAGGGATAATGAttaaatgtaatatattttttgattcaTACACATTTAGTCGAATTTTTATTGTCTACATTTTCCCATTGAACTTGTTGAATTGTTCAAAAAACATCCTTATAACCTGTAATTTTAGGTTTAGCCGGTTACCGGAGTATTTGACAGTTCAGACGAGTTTCTGTTAGTCTTCCCCGACGAGTTTTGTTGAGTTTGAACTCTTTTGGGGATTTATGGAATTAAAAAGATCGACCTCAATCATCTTCACGAGCCACAACCCACAACCTTAAACCTTCTTCAACGTATTTGATAGCTCCGACGAGCAACCCTAACAACACCCTTATTTCTCGATTCCATCCTAAATAACCCACCATCCATGCACCTgtaaaaataagaaaaagaaatgGAGACCATACACCAATATCTCCACCAATTTTTGGGTTGAATCTCACAAACCGAACATCACCCTTCTTCCACCATTACCTTTACCATCATCATTCATCATACATGTGCCACCATCCCCATCCAGCCTACACTGTCAACAATCTTTCATTGAATTCCCCTACTCTATTAATTACCAACACAATCAATCAGTTAATCCCAACCTTCTGATCTTTTACCAGCCATCAAGTAAAACAAGAGGGAGAAGAAGCTTCTTGACCTGTACCAGGGAGAGATCCCGTGAATGAAACAAAGTCGGTCTTCGGACACATATCTATTAAGGGAAAGAAGTAATTGAAGGGGGTGTATGTCAATTGCAGTGAAGTAATCGAAAAGGGTGGGTGTTGCTTGCAACAGTCTGATGGACTCTATTTT includes these proteins:
- the LOC111878016 gene encoding uncharacterized protein LOC111878016, with protein sequence MDFQKKRIQFLSFIVGVIVLSFTAEKCRQMVGETGSSQSGKFTIFNCLDGGSGTLACIVKESVKLYTYNIRTLHVEVARNKAIEASLADAISQGMEAKAAAKQAQKDGAKAAKMATRKAKRIIGPIISSGWDFFEAIYYGGTVTEGFLRGTGTLFGTYFVGYLGEERFGRFGYLVGSQFGSWIGGRIGLMVYDIANGVHFLLGFGQFEENVGQREENVGQMEEIVGQLEESVSENGYGGSFLEMVMGYVGSYLSEESQVSEEADVFEAPVYDSFESTEEL